The following are encoded in a window of Dromaius novaehollandiae isolate bDroNov1 chromosome 11, bDroNov1.hap1, whole genome shotgun sequence genomic DNA:
- the FUNDC2 gene encoding FUN14 domain-containing protein 2, which produces MAAPGGGRKEDSYNVLDLAEYTKNRPWWRKVFAPSSGSSAEKYNVATQLVIGGVTGWCTGFIFQKVGKLAATAVGGGFFLLQIANHTGYIKVDWKLVERDVNKAKQQLKFHGSGNKMSPEVKSKVDEVITFLKKNVILTGGFAGGFLLGMAS; this is translated from the exons ATGGCGGCCCCGGGCGGAG ggaggaaggaggactCGTACAACGTGCTGGACCTGGCGGAGTACACCAAGAACCGGCCCTGGTGGCGCAAGGTGTTCGCCCCCAGCTCGGGGTCGAGCGCGGAGAAGTACAACGTGGCCACGCAGCTGGTGATCGGCGGGGTCACGGGCTG GTGTACTGGATTCATCTTCCAGAAGGTTGGGAAGCTGGCAGCGACAGCAGTGGGAGGTGGCTTTTTCCTGCTTCAG ATTGCAAACCACACAGGATACATCAAAGTGGACTGGAAGCTAGTAGAACGGGACGTGAACAaagccaagcagcagctgaaatttCACGGCAGCGGTAACAAAATGTCTCCAGAAGTGAAAAGCAAAGTGGATGAG GTGATCACGTTTCTGAAGAAGAATGTTATCCTGACCGGAGGGTTTGCTGGAGGATTTCTGCTTGGAATGGCGTCATAG